The genomic interval GGCCCGTAAAGCACTTTCTTTTTTCCCTGGGGATGTAACTTTTATTCAATCCCATGGCGATAATTTCAATTATACCCAAGCCACCGAATATGTGGAACGACTGGAAAAAAGTGTCCCCCTGATCAAGAGGGCCGTGACTGCTGGAAAAACCCCAAAAAACATGATTGATGAAAACATTCTTTCAGTACTGGCAGATGACGATCATGCATACCCAAACCAGGGCTTTTGGATTCAAACAGTCAATCGAGGATTAACCATGAAAAATAACGGAGTGAAAAAGTCTTTAACCGCTCCTCTTTTTCATGCCCTACAAAAAGGCACGGGAAGCGATGCCATCAAAGTCTATCGAGACTTAAAAAAATCGAATCCTGACGACTATGGTTTTAATGAAAACGCTCTCAACATGCTGGGCTATTATTTGATTGGAAAAGACCGCCTGGATGATGCTATAAATATTTTCAAACTAAATGTGAAAGAATACCCCAAGTCTTTCAATGTCTATGATAGTCTTGGAGAGGCCTATATGAACCAGGGCGATATTCGGCGAGCAAAACGATACTATAAGAAGTCTATTCGCATCAATCCAGACAACCAAAACGGCATCGACATGTTGGAAAAGATGTCCTCTATATAAATACAACTCCACGACATGCGTGATAAAAAGAAGAGGCCTCGAAAATCGAGGCCTCCTTCATTTCTCAATGTAGAATCAGTTTAACTGGGTGTTTGGAACTTTGCTTTTTGTTCCTGATAGTAGACGTCTTCAGGCTGAAGTACTATGCATTCATCCATGATCGCAACGGCTTCGTCAATGCGACCAAGCTTCCAGAGCACTTCGCCCTTTGTGTCCATGACCTGGGCTTTTTCACGAGCACTTGCATCTTCGGCGAGCATGTCGATTCCCTGGGTCACACGCTCCAGGGCATTCTCCAGGTTTAATTCAAGCTCGGTCATGCGCCAGGCGTAACCATTCAAAAATCCTGTGCTTTCTTTGTGCACGCCAGACATAAAATCAACATAACGGCGATAAGTGTCTGCTTCGGCTTCTTTATCTTTAGCCCCGCGGTAAAAGTTCCGTAGTGCATCATAGGCCTTGGGGAGAACTTCTGTATTGGTCTCGTTATTGATAAAGGACACCAGGGTTTCAGGGTCTTCATTCTCTTTGGCGTGGTAAAGAGCCATTTTTAAGGCTGCCGTTGAATGCAGCACTGGATCTACACCATCTAAAGCGAAGAGCATTTCCCAGTATGTCATGGCAACCTTGAGACCACTCATGGATTCCACTTTGCCAGCGAGATTAACCAGGAGGTCTGCATTGTCTGGATCATCCTCAAGCTGCCTGATAAGATCTGGAACCGTGTTGATGCCGTTTCGAATACGGGTCATCTCAGCCAGATATTCCTGGGGAGGCATATAGCCAACAATGCGATCGACCTCATTACCCTCTTCATCCACAAAGACAAACGCGGGAATGCCGGTAATGTTGAAATTCTTGCTAAGTTCTTTGTTCTGGGTGGAGTCTACATTGAGATGATAGGATATGAAATTCTCTTCAGCAAACGTGATGAGCGCAGGGTCAATAAATGTTTCGGCGTCCAGCCGATTACAGGAGCCTCACCACTTTGCAAAGAATTCATATCCCACCAATTTACCATTGGTTTCCACCTGCACGGAAGCATCGGTAATCCAGGGATAGGCTGGTTCTTTTTCTGCGCAGGCCAGGATCATCAGCCCTGCAATGGCCACGAACCATAGTTTTTTTGTTTTCATGATTGTCCTTTCAGTATATCAAATCAAATTTTGGGTCTTACGAAACTATTGTCAATGCTAAGTAAATGCAACGGCACAATCGTATATCATTCCGCTGGATAAGTCTGAAATTTTGTTTTTCCTGGAGCTCCTTTCGACTTTTTTTGCTGGGAGGCTTTTATTCTTCCGAGAATATTCTATTCAAAATAAACCAAGTCACTGAGATAGTTGTTTTTTATTCCTTCGCATCTTTTTACCTTGAACAACTGCAGTAAACAATGAAGGAGGTAAATGTATGAAGCTATTCATCGGCCGGGTGTTTATGATGTTGATACTTCTGACCGGCATAATCTATGGCCAGGGTGTCACCACAGCCGCTATCAGCGGCAAGGTTACCAATACTGATGGTGAGGTGCTGGTCGGAGCAAACGTTATTGCACTACACGTTCCCACGGGTACCGTTTATGGTGCTTCGACAATGACCGATGGCTACTACTATATCCCCAACATGAAGATTGGTGGACCTTATATAGTTTCAGCTAGCTACATCGGATACTCTGATCAGAGAAAAGATGACCTGTTTCTGGCTCTTAATGTAGATCAATTCTACGGTTTCAATCTTCAGGAAGAGGCCATGGAGGGCGGTACTGTCATCGTAACCGCAGGGCAAAGTGAGATAAATCCCAACCGGACTGGTGCAGAAACAAACATCAACACTGAACTGCTTGAGAGCTTGCCAACCATTTCGCGTGGACAAAAAGATTTTACCCGCATGACACCTGAAAGTGATGGTAACTCCTTTGGGGGTCGCAACAATCTTTATAACAACTTCTCACTTGATGGATCCATATTTAACAACCCATTCGGTCTTGATTATGCCGTTCCTGGTGGTCAGACAGAAGCACAACCCGTTTCCCTGGATGCCATTGAACAGGTCCAGGTATCCATAGCTCCCTTTGATGTTCGCGAGGGTGGTTTTACCGGTGCCGGTATCAATGCCGTGACCAAATCTGGAACCAACACCTTCAAAGCTTCAGTCTATCACTATCTTAGAAATGAAGCCCTGGTTGGAACCAAGGTGGGTGATGTGGAGGCAGAGAATCTTGACTTTGCCACATCCCAAAGCGGGATTTCGCTAGGTGGACCAATTATCAAGGACAAGCTTTTCTATTTTGTCAACCTGGAAGCAGAACGTCGCGATCAACTCGCTCATAATTTCATCGCTGATGATGGCAGCACAGGTGCCAATGTGACCTCTGTAGATGCTGATTCTATAGCTATGGTTCAAGCCCGCCTTAGAGATTATTGGGGTTATGAACCTGGTGCATACCAGGGCTATAACCACGAGACCTTTAACAATAAATTGCTGGCAAAGATTGACTGGAATATCAACGAGTCTCACAACCTGACCTTTCGCTATAACTATCTGGATTCATGGAAAGACATTCTCCCCCATCCAGAGGCTATAATCGGCCGCGGTCCAACCAGCTTCAGACTGCCTTTTGAGAATTCATCATATCGGATTTTCAA from Candidatus Neomarinimicrobiota bacterium carries:
- a CDS encoding MBL fold metallo-hydrolase, with translation MKTSKSILLLVGLLAISTMILAQPKTSIETTKMSETLYHFKVTTFYPVSTLASIGPDGILLVDPGMEQSHTELMKALAELSDMNVVKVINTHSHDHHTSMNKYLGETAQIVAHAASTELMQGDLDVLVEWPQKAFPSISIDDDTSFTFNGEEIRLIPVAGGHCKDDLLVYFPQSKVACTGGVLKSGSYPMVDFARGGDFRGFPELARKALSFFPGDVTFIQSHGDNFNYTQATEYVERLEKSVPLIKRAVTAGKTPKNMIDENILSVLADDDHAYPNQGFWIQTVNRGLTMKNNGVKKSLTAPLFHALQKGTGSDAIKVYRDLKKSNPDDYGFNENALNMLGYYLIGKDRLDDAINIFKLNVKEYPKSFNVYDSLGEAYMNQGDIRRAKRYYKKSIRINPDNQNGIDMLEKMSSI
- a CDS encoding thioredoxin fold domain-containing protein codes for the protein MDAETFIDPALITFAEENFISYHLNVDSTQNKELSKNFNITGIPAFVFVDEEGNEVDRIVGYMPPQEYLAEMTRIRNGINTVPDLIRQLEDDPDNADLLVNLAGKVESMSGLKVAMTYWEMLFALDGVDPVLHSTAALKMALYHAKENEDPETLVSFINNETNTEVLPKAYDALRNFYRGAKDKEAEADTYRRYVDFMSGVHKESTGFLNGYAWRMTELELNLENALERVTQGIDMLAEDASAREKAQVMDTKGEVLWKLGRIDEAVAIMDECIVLQPEDVYYQEQKAKFQTPS